From one Leifsonia soli genomic stretch:
- a CDS encoding GlxA family transcriptional regulator yields MPRSTDDQKRPRVGILVFDGVKMLDLVGPAEVFHEASQRSAGYDIVLISVSGADVTSSMGVRVGVHASVAAIEELDTLVVPGSENAPEVFTDDVLDAVRTLADRSRRVASICTAAFAVAAVGLLDGRRTTTHWKFADTLQAAFPEIAVEKDAIFVQDGRFHSSAGVAAGIDLALALLEQDYGSDVARSVAQLLLVYMKRSGSQSQFSASLAGNPARSPISRSVTEYVHANPTRPHSVRELASHVNVSPRHLTRIMREELDATPSEYVGSIRLDLAVSELESGTSVAGAAAATGYSSPVSFRRAFVRRFGITPSEYQRRFRTSRPVA; encoded by the coding sequence ATGCCACGATCGACCGACGATCAGAAGCGGCCCCGGGTGGGGATCCTCGTGTTCGACGGCGTGAAGATGCTCGATCTGGTGGGCCCCGCCGAGGTGTTCCATGAAGCATCGCAGCGCTCCGCCGGGTACGACATCGTCCTCATCTCGGTCTCGGGCGCGGACGTGACCTCCTCGATGGGCGTGCGCGTCGGCGTCCATGCCTCGGTCGCGGCGATCGAGGAGCTCGACACCCTCGTCGTGCCGGGGTCCGAGAACGCGCCGGAGGTGTTCACCGACGACGTCCTCGACGCGGTCCGCACCTTGGCCGACCGCTCCCGCCGCGTGGCATCGATCTGCACCGCCGCGTTCGCCGTCGCGGCGGTGGGCCTCCTCGACGGGCGCAGGACGACGACGCATTGGAAGTTCGCCGACACGCTTCAAGCCGCCTTCCCCGAGATCGCCGTCGAGAAGGACGCGATCTTCGTTCAGGACGGCAGGTTCCACAGCTCCGCCGGCGTCGCCGCGGGAATCGACCTCGCGCTGGCCCTGCTCGAGCAGGACTACGGATCGGATGTCGCGCGAAGCGTCGCGCAGCTGCTGCTGGTCTACATGAAGCGGTCCGGATCGCAATCGCAGTTCTCCGCATCGCTCGCCGGCAACCCGGCACGATCGCCGATCTCCCGATCGGTCACCGAGTACGTCCACGCGAACCCGACCCGGCCGCACTCCGTCCGCGAACTCGCCTCCCACGTGAACGTCAGCCCCCGGCACCTGACGAGGATCATGCGCGAGGAGCTGGATGCGACGCCGAGCGAGTACGTCGGCTCGATCCGCCTCGACCTCGCGGTGAGCGAGCTGGAGTCGGGGACGTCCGTGGCGGGGGCGGCCGCGGCCACCGGGTACAGCTCGCCCGTGTCGTTCCGCCGGGCGTTCGTGCGGCGGTTCGGCATCACGCCGTCCGAGTATCAGCGGAGATTCCGCACCAGCCGACCGGTCGCCTAG
- a CDS encoding helix-turn-helix transcriptional regulator encodes MGVARNTTPLGEYLRARREQVQPHQVGLEVLPGRRVPGLRREEVAELAGMSPDYYLRIEQGRDRRPSEQVLSALARALLLDEDSFQYLVRLARPRPFVRRVPHDGSVSRGVAQLLAQWSHTPAYVTDANQNILAANPLVDGLGSGVLVPGTNMLITSFESYAVYRANSDPANAEDVEIITEWEGTLREMIAAMRYHGDPDDPQLQEIVGALSARHQFFRTVWAEHDAKPYVSGVKRAFVAPLGWVDFRWQTLEVPRSGGQFITMFFGDPGSAAAQAIAYLAALPPRAQAVAGGVESASLNRAMPAIDALSTGAKTMMASSS; translated from the coding sequence ATGGGCGTCGCGCGCAACACCACACCACTCGGCGAATACCTGCGCGCACGACGAGAGCAGGTGCAGCCGCACCAGGTCGGCCTCGAAGTCCTTCCCGGCCGCCGCGTGCCCGGTCTGCGTCGCGAGGAAGTGGCCGAGCTCGCCGGGATGAGTCCCGACTACTACCTGCGGATCGAGCAGGGGCGGGACCGAAGGCCGTCGGAGCAGGTGCTGTCCGCGCTCGCCCGCGCGCTCCTCCTGGACGAGGACAGCTTCCAGTACCTGGTCCGTCTTGCGCGTCCGCGTCCCTTCGTCCGTCGCGTCCCGCACGACGGCAGCGTCAGTCGCGGCGTCGCCCAGCTCCTCGCGCAGTGGAGCCACACACCGGCGTACGTCACGGATGCGAACCAGAACATCCTGGCGGCGAACCCGCTGGTCGACGGTCTCGGCTCCGGCGTGCTCGTGCCGGGGACGAACATGCTGATCACCTCGTTCGAGAGCTACGCCGTCTACCGGGCGAACAGCGATCCGGCGAACGCCGAGGATGTGGAGATCATCACGGAATGGGAGGGCACGCTTCGCGAGATGATCGCCGCGATGCGCTACCACGGCGATCCCGACGACCCTCAGCTGCAGGAGATCGTCGGTGCGCTGTCGGCCCGGCACCAGTTCTTCCGCACGGTGTGGGCGGAGCACGATGCCAAGCCGTACGTCTCGGGGGTGAAGAGAGCCTTCGTCGCGCCGCTCGGCTGGGTCGACTTCCGGTGGCAGACCTTGGAGGTGCCGCGAAGCGGGGGGCAGTTCATCACGATGTTCTTCGGTGACCCGGGCTCCGCCGCAGCTCAGGCGATCGCCTATCTCGCGGCGCTGCCGCCCCGAGCTCAGGCCGTCGCCGGCGGCGTCGAGAGCGCCTCCCTCAATCGGGCGATGCCGGCGATCGATGCGCTGTCCACCGGCGCGAAGACGATGATGGCATCGTCCTCGTAA
- a CDS encoding MFS transporter, protein MTGELDLRPARRRPRIRHGAGFWVVAVTFLLVMAYSTVPTPLYPLYQQRDGFPPFVITAIFAAYAVGVIVSLYVAGHVSDWLGRRRVLVIAVLISAVSALMFLMWTEVPGLIAARFVNGVSIGILTATATAHLGELRSVARPQENAVIAASVSGAANLGGLSLGPLIGGIFAEFLPAPLMLPHLVFMVVLIVAALAVLLVPETVEIPEEAPRYRPQRLSVPPGARAPFLVAAFGAFSGFAVLGLFTSLAPTFLVSTFLAPDHLLAGATSFVVFAAAAAGQLLLAPLPVRTQFGIAIGACGAGLLVVAAGAVVPALGVFIVGGAVAGLGVGLLFKGAVMTATSVADPARKGETLALIFLIAYAGLAIPVLLVGAALSFATPTAVLLVFIAIVLVATTLAGAIMRRRAPRVRRAATGQR, encoded by the coding sequence ATGACGGGAGAACTCGACCTCCGTCCGGCGCGACGCAGGCCCCGCATCCGCCACGGCGCCGGATTCTGGGTCGTGGCGGTCACGTTCCTCCTGGTCATGGCGTACTCGACGGTCCCCACGCCGCTGTACCCGCTGTACCAGCAGCGCGACGGCTTCCCTCCGTTCGTGATCACGGCGATCTTCGCCGCGTACGCCGTCGGCGTCATCGTGTCGCTCTACGTGGCCGGCCACGTCAGCGACTGGCTGGGGCGGCGTCGCGTTCTGGTCATCGCCGTGCTCATCTCCGCCGTCTCGGCGCTGATGTTCCTGATGTGGACCGAGGTCCCCGGGCTGATCGCCGCCCGCTTCGTCAACGGGGTCAGCATCGGCATCCTCACCGCCACCGCGACCGCTCACCTCGGCGAGCTGCGCTCGGTGGCGCGTCCGCAGGAGAACGCGGTGATCGCGGCGTCCGTGTCCGGCGCTGCGAATCTCGGCGGGCTCTCTCTCGGACCGCTGATCGGCGGGATCTTCGCCGAGTTCCTGCCCGCCCCGCTCATGCTTCCCCATCTCGTCTTCATGGTCGTCCTGATCGTCGCCGCGCTCGCCGTGCTGCTGGTGCCGGAGACGGTGGAGATCCCGGAGGAAGCACCTCGGTACCGTCCGCAACGGCTGTCGGTCCCCCCGGGTGCGCGCGCCCCGTTCCTCGTGGCCGCCTTCGGCGCTTTCTCCGGGTTCGCCGTCCTCGGGCTCTTCACCTCGCTCGCGCCGACGTTCCTGGTCTCCACGTTCCTGGCGCCCGACCATCTGCTCGCCGGCGCGACGTCCTTCGTCGTCTTCGCCGCAGCCGCAGCAGGACAGCTCCTGCTCGCTCCGCTGCCGGTCCGCACGCAGTTCGGGATCGCGATCGGCGCGTGCGGCGCGGGCCTGCTCGTCGTCGCCGCCGGCGCTGTGGTTCCCGCGCTCGGCGTCTTCATCGTCGGCGGGGCGGTCGCCGGCCTGGGCGTCGGACTGCTGTTCAAGGGTGCCGTCATGACGGCCACGTCCGTCGCGGATCCGGCCAGGAAGGGCGAGACGCTCGCGCTCATCTTCCTGATCGCGTACGCGGGTCTCGCGATCCCGGTCCTCCTCGTCGGCGCCGCGCTCTCGTTCGCCACGCCGACCGCCGTGCTGCTCGTGTTCATCGCGATCGTGCTCGTCGCGACGACGCTCGCCGGCGCCATCATGCGGCGCAGGGCTCCGCGGGTCCGGCGCGCGGCGACGGGTCAGCGGTGA
- a CDS encoding helix-turn-helix domain-containing protein produces MDTPQEQLGTLRLAGEDDRPFPSAQHSAVAEDPSHDAVMLRLLADDPAVRRRAFAQAISRRWLERGEATIVRAVAVDQKADALDRLAFGRHMAAVKSVDLTFVGHRDDLLYFVGRAVLPDRYGGEPGIASDRIMREAAARGLHVHGIGTARLDRKDEDLSVSAEQARRAAEIVAWLPHLAGVADISQLGAWVLLDSIDADGSHVGMFSPAALQLWEHGNDVQLETVETFLDTCGRVRDACEQLHIHRTTLYYRLDNLPDAVRAALNDGMSRSALHICLKLLRYWRATGRA; encoded by the coding sequence ATGGACACGCCTCAGGAACAGCTCGGAACCCTCCGGCTCGCCGGCGAGGACGACCGGCCCTTCCCCTCCGCCCAGCACTCGGCCGTCGCCGAGGACCCGTCGCACGACGCGGTGATGCTCCGGCTGCTGGCCGACGACCCGGCCGTGCGGCGCCGGGCGTTCGCGCAGGCCATCTCGCGCCGCTGGCTCGAGCGCGGAGAGGCGACCATCGTGCGTGCGGTCGCGGTCGACCAGAAGGCGGATGCGCTCGACCGGCTCGCCTTCGGGCGGCACATGGCGGCGGTCAAGTCGGTCGACCTGACCTTCGTCGGCCATAGGGACGACCTGCTGTACTTCGTCGGGCGGGCGGTCCTGCCCGACCGCTACGGCGGGGAGCCCGGCATCGCGAGCGACCGGATCATGCGGGAGGCCGCAGCGCGCGGCCTGCATGTGCACGGCATCGGCACCGCCCGCCTCGACCGGAAGGATGAGGACCTCTCCGTCTCCGCCGAACAGGCCAGGCGCGCCGCGGAGATCGTGGCGTGGCTCCCGCACCTGGCAGGCGTCGCCGACATCTCTCAGCTCGGAGCGTGGGTGCTCCTCGACTCGATCGACGCGGACGGTTCCCACGTCGGCATGTTCTCTCCGGCGGCCCTCCAGCTCTGGGAGCACGGCAACGACGTCCAGCTGGAGACGGTCGAGACCTTCCTCGACACCTGCGGCCGGGTCCGGGATGCGTGCGAGCAGCTCCACATCCATCGCACGACCCTCTACTACCGGCTGGACAACCTCCCCGACGCCGTGCGGGCGGCGCTCAACGACGGGATGAGCCGGAGCGCGCTGCACATCTGCCTGAAGCTCCTGCGCTACTGGAGAGCGACCGGTCGGGCATGA
- a CDS encoding TetR/AcrR family transcriptional regulator: protein MGRPRSFDEEQLLDCAQEIFWTTGYAATRVEDIGRLSGLGNGSIYGAYGSKLGLFLAVFGRYCEGRVRMVDSVVGAHRGTFEDAVANYLDAIIADCTIHPDRRGCLMLNSITELGSRHPEVVDIGSRTLSALEEIVRARVLQGVSDGELAVPDDEGASLSAHIVLVSQGLIQLSRTGASTDKLHTIARTSSRMSSLLAAA from the coding sequence ATGGGCAGGCCACGGAGCTTCGACGAGGAGCAGCTGCTGGACTGCGCCCAGGAGATCTTCTGGACCACCGGGTACGCGGCGACACGCGTGGAGGACATCGGCCGCCTGTCCGGGCTGGGGAACGGCAGCATCTACGGCGCCTACGGGAGCAAGCTCGGCCTCTTCCTCGCGGTCTTCGGCCGATACTGCGAGGGCCGGGTCCGGATGGTGGATTCGGTGGTCGGCGCTCACCGCGGCACCTTCGAGGACGCCGTCGCGAACTATCTGGATGCGATCATCGCCGACTGCACCATCCACCCCGATCGACGCGGGTGCCTCATGCTGAACAGCATCACCGAGCTCGGCTCGCGTCATCCCGAAGTGGTCGACATCGGCAGCCGGACCCTCAGCGCGCTGGAAGAGATCGTGCGGGCCCGCGTCCTCCAGGGCGTCTCCGACGGCGAGCTCGCGGTCCCCGACGACGAAGGGGCGTCCCTGAGCGCCCACATCGTCCTCGTCTCGCAGGGGCTCATCCAGCTGAGCCGGACGGGCGCGTCCACGGACAAGCTGCACACGATCGCACGGACCTCCAGCAGGATGAGCTCCCTGCTGGCCGCTGCCTGA
- a CDS encoding FAD-dependent monooxygenase has protein sequence MVEKLEIGVVGGSIGGLFAAALLTQSGHRVTVLERSRHGLARRGAGLVAQQELLTLLQRVGRADASRVGVVAEERITLDRAGGILSRDPTPQMQLSWDYLYEVLRDLIPADAYRLDHAVRAVRSTDVSAEVELNSGERRFFDLVVGADGLRSVTRRAVVPDDRGNRYVGYVTWRGLIPEQALTGRAAGTLLGRFAFFTAPGAHMLGYLVPGAGGELAPGERRYNWVWYRPLSAADLAGLMDGIGRPVGSLSLAPGELPEALREQLRADARAELPPEFAEAVEAEPQPFLQAIVDYVPSAMARHRVALLGDAAVVVRPHTAMGAAKAAGDALALAALLDRLPVPEALDRYQAQRLPVGRSIAQYGQRLGDSLPLARALR, from the coding sequence ATGGTCGAGAAGCTGGAGATCGGCGTCGTCGGCGGGTCCATCGGTGGCCTGTTCGCCGCAGCGCTGCTGACGCAGAGCGGTCACAGGGTGACCGTCCTGGAGCGCTCCCGCCACGGGCTCGCCCGCCGCGGCGCCGGTCTCGTCGCCCAGCAGGAGCTGCTCACCCTGTTGCAGCGCGTGGGGCGGGCGGATGCATCGCGTGTCGGCGTCGTCGCCGAGGAGCGCATCACCCTGGACCGCGCGGGAGGCATCCTGTCCCGCGATCCCACGCCGCAGATGCAGCTGTCGTGGGACTACCTCTACGAGGTGCTGCGCGACCTGATCCCGGCGGACGCCTACCGTCTCGACCACGCCGTGCGCGCCGTCCGCTCGACCGACGTCAGCGCGGAGGTGGAGCTGAACAGCGGCGAGCGGCGGTTCTTCGACCTCGTCGTGGGAGCAGACGGCCTGCGATCCGTGACGCGCCGGGCGGTCGTCCCCGACGACAGGGGCAACAGGTACGTCGGCTACGTCACCTGGCGGGGGCTGATCCCGGAGCAGGCGCTCACCGGCCGGGCAGCCGGCACCCTGCTGGGACGCTTCGCATTCTTCACGGCGCCGGGAGCCCACATGCTCGGCTACCTCGTCCCCGGTGCCGGCGGCGAGCTGGCGCCGGGAGAGCGCCGCTACAACTGGGTCTGGTACCGCCCGCTCTCCGCCGCCGACCTCGCCGGGCTCATGGACGGCATCGGGCGCCCCGTCGGCAGCCTGTCGCTCGCGCCCGGGGAACTGCCGGAGGCCCTGCGCGAGCAGCTTCGCGCGGACGCGAGGGCGGAGCTGCCGCCGGAGTTCGCGGAGGCGGTCGAAGCCGAGCCGCAGCCCTTCCTGCAGGCCATCGTCGACTATGTGCCGTCCGCCATGGCCCGGCATCGCGTCGCGCTGCTGGGTGACGCCGCTGTCGTCGTCCGCCCGCACACGGCGATGGGAGCGGCGAAGGCGGCCGGAGACGCCCTCGCGCTCGCCGCGCTGCTCGACCGCCTCCCCGTGCCGGAGGCATTGGACCGGTATCAGGCGCAGCGCCTCCCGGTGGGGCGGTCGATCGCGCAGTACGGGCAGCGCCTCGGCGACTCGCTGCCGCTGGCCCGGGCGCTCCGCTGA
- a CDS encoding Dyp-type peroxidase, with the protein MAEQAGATGNRRVPIDAQQVDAPLTQTAVFLVVTVTDAPDAIATIRSVLADVSGLIKTVAFRDLGANLTCTVGVGAAVWTDLTGMPSPRELRPFLPVEGARHTAPATPGDLLFHIRSDRRDLCFEFERLLLSGLGDAVTVADETVGFRYFDVRDLLGFVDGTANPVGPALPESTLVGDEDPDVAGGSYVVVQKYLHPIAAWQSLTTEQQEAIIGRTKADNVELDDAATGQKSHKTLATIVDAEGVEHDILRDNMPFGSPGSDQFGTYFIGYCRNLWVIQQMLERMFIGDPPGLHDRLLDFSSAVTGSAFFVPSAEILDGLDDVPAAVPPAQPASSTPAGTTDGSLGLGALR; encoded by the coding sequence ATGGCAGAGCAAGCAGGGGCGACGGGGAATCGACGCGTGCCCATCGATGCGCAGCAGGTGGATGCACCGCTGACGCAGACCGCGGTGTTCCTGGTGGTGACGGTGACGGACGCACCAGACGCCATCGCGACGATCCGGTCGGTGCTCGCCGACGTCTCCGGCTTGATCAAGACCGTGGCGTTCCGCGACCTCGGGGCGAACCTCACCTGCACCGTCGGTGTCGGCGCGGCGGTGTGGACGGACCTCACGGGGATGCCGTCGCCTCGCGAGCTGCGCCCGTTCCTCCCTGTCGAAGGAGCCCGCCACACCGCACCGGCGACGCCCGGCGACCTGTTGTTCCACATCCGCTCCGATCGGCGGGATCTGTGCTTCGAGTTCGAGCGGCTGCTGCTCAGCGGGCTCGGGGACGCGGTGACCGTCGCCGATGAGACCGTCGGCTTCCGCTATTTCGACGTCCGGGATCTGCTGGGTTTCGTGGACGGCACCGCCAATCCCGTCGGGCCGGCGTTGCCGGAGTCCACGCTCGTCGGCGACGAGGACCCGGATGTCGCCGGGGGAAGTTATGTCGTCGTCCAGAAGTACCTGCACCCGATCGCCGCGTGGCAGTCGCTGACGACGGAGCAGCAGGAGGCGATCATCGGGCGCACGAAGGCGGACAACGTCGAGCTGGATGACGCCGCCACCGGCCAGAAGTCGCACAAGACGCTCGCCACCATCGTCGACGCGGAGGGCGTCGAGCACGACATCCTCCGGGACAACATGCCCTTCGGCAGTCCGGGATCCGACCAGTTCGGCACCTACTTCATCGGGTACTGCCGCAACCTCTGGGTCATCCAGCAGATGCTCGAGCGCATGTTCATCGGCGATCCTCCTGGGCTCCACGACCGCCTGCTCGATTTCTCGTCGGCCGTGACAGGAAGCGCCTTCTTCGTGCCGTCCGCCGAGATCCTCGACGGGCTCGACGACGTTCCGGCGGCCGTCCCGCCGGCGCAGCCGGCATCATCCACGCCGGCCGGGACGACGGACGGCTCGCTCGGACTCGGCGCGCTCCGTTGA
- a CDS encoding family 1 encapsulin nanocompartment shell protein, producing the protein MNHLFRDLAPITDGTWTMLDDEARARLAPALGGRRLVDFVGPLGWEHSATSTGRVGGVVDTADGAVIARSRAVLPLAEVRAEFTLSRAELDAAARGAIDVDLSSLDRAAAQLATVENSAIFNGWEAVGFDGIIPSSPAAPLVRSDDPRRLAEQVAAAAAQLKRAGVDGPYGLAVDSDTWINVVGGSDQGGSPLYKHLETLLGGPVVWAPGVDGAVVVSLRGGDYVFESGQDIAIGYAHHTGDEVFLYLEETFSFRVATPEAAAAIG; encoded by the coding sequence ATGAACCACCTGTTCCGCGACCTGGCGCCGATCACCGACGGCACCTGGACGATGCTCGACGACGAAGCGCGCGCCCGGCTGGCTCCGGCGCTCGGCGGCCGCAGGCTCGTCGACTTCGTCGGCCCCCTGGGCTGGGAGCACTCGGCCACCTCGACGGGCCGGGTCGGAGGCGTCGTCGACACGGCGGACGGGGCCGTGATCGCGCGCTCGCGTGCCGTGCTCCCGCTCGCCGAGGTCCGTGCGGAGTTCACCCTCTCGCGAGCGGAGCTCGATGCCGCCGCACGGGGCGCGATCGACGTCGACCTCTCGTCCTTGGACAGGGCGGCCGCGCAGCTGGCCACCGTCGAGAACTCGGCCATCTTCAACGGCTGGGAGGCGGTCGGCTTCGACGGGATCATCCCGTCCAGTCCGGCCGCCCCGCTGGTCCGATCGGACGACCCGCGCCGGCTCGCCGAGCAGGTCGCGGCGGCCGCGGCGCAGCTGAAGCGCGCGGGCGTCGACGGCCCGTACGGACTGGCCGTCGACTCCGACACCTGGATCAACGTCGTCGGCGGCAGCGATCAGGGCGGAAGCCCTCTCTACAAGCACCTCGAGACGCTCCTCGGCGGACCCGTCGTCTGGGCGCCGGGGGTGGATGGGGCGGTGGTCGTCAGCCTCCGGGGCGGCGACTACGTCTTCGAGTCGGGACAGGACATCGCCATCGGCTACGCCCACCACACGGGCGACGAGGTGTTCCTGTACCTCGAGGAGACCTTCAGCTTCCGGGTGGCGACGCCGGAAGCGGCCGCGGCGATCGGCTGA